One window of Papaver somniferum cultivar HN1 chromosome 9, ASM357369v1, whole genome shotgun sequence genomic DNA carries:
- the LOC113312877 gene encoding uncharacterized protein LOC113312877, with translation MSWQDAERAAKFIWPPLRRHNQWFVQVRGLEPNIFVIKFKISEDKDAILFGGAWNLDGHLIVLKDWNPTMDYHLLDFSVSPFWLEYKYLLPEFTYADILRMFGNIVGEVRVIEPDGVNPPTSSKYRALVLINVNTPLITGITTTNAAGVTRWIGFFYEKQPYCLRPECKVPNHEEIDCANMTHTRHEMEEIVRGFGFVEPIFPPQRNPEQEAQLFLQHGSQRRDRLRQPIEQHPRHFDGMRLSIFSATDSGSGASSSYHNQAQPSSSLRPSYTMTSDGASTSGVKKRYRRTPILVITSEPHIPDADLDDNVVTSQVDDTVSVEDDTTASAIDNVWDIAAASAYNAQNHTDAWQQGHMSREGEP, from the coding sequence ATGTCTTGGCAGGATGCTGAACGTGCAGCTAAATTTATTTGGCCTCCTCTTCGAAGACACAATCAATGGTTTGTCCAGGTGCGTGGTTTAGAACCAAATATTTTTGTCATCaagtttaaaatttcagaagataaAGATGCAATTTTATTTGGTGGAGCTTGGAACCTTGATGGTCATTTGATTGTTTTAAAGGATTGGAATCCCACTATGGATTATCATCTACTGGATTTTTCGGTTTCTCCTTTTTGGTTAGAGTATAAATATCTTTTACCTGAATTCACCTATGCTGATATTCTTCGAATGTTTGGTAATATTGTCGGGGAAGTTAGAGTTATAGAACCAGATGGTGTGAACCCTCCTACATCCTCTAAGTATAGAGCTCTTGTTCTCATTAATGTTAACACTCCCCTTATTACTGGTATAACTACTACTAATGCTGCTGGTGTAACTAGGTGGATTGGTTTTTTTTATGAGAAACAGCCTTATTGTCTTCGTCCTGAATGTAAAGTTCCTAATCATGAAGAGATTGACTGTGCTAATATGACTCATACCCGTCATGAGATGGAAGAAATTGTTCGTGGTTTTGGTTTTGTAGAGCCCATTTTTCCTCCTCAAAGGAATCCTGAGCAAGAAGCACAACTCTTTCTACAACATGGATCTCAGAGACGTGATAGACTACGACAACCTATTGAACAACATCCTAGACACTTTGATGGTATGCGCCTTTCAATCTTCTCGGCCACTGATTCAGGTTCTGGTGCTTCCTCTTCATATCACAATCAAGCTCAGCCCTCTTCTTCTTTGAGACCATCTTATACTATGACTAGTGACGGTGCTAGTACTAGTGGTGTTAAGAAAAGATATCGTCGTACACCTATTTTGGTTATAACTTCTGAGCCGCATATTCCTGATGCTGATTTGGATGACAATGTGGTTACTTCTCAAGTGGATGATACTGTCTCTGTTGAAGATGATACCACTGCTTCAGCCATAGATAATGTTTGGGACATTGCTGCAGCCTCTGCTTATAATGCACAGAATCATACTGATGCATGGCAACAG